The following proteins are co-located in the Deinococcus aerophilus genome:
- a CDS encoding transposase → MTHRRIHSAEFKRDAVQLARTGGNLSHTARELGEGASLLRKWLT, encoded by the coding sequence ATGACCCACCGCAGAATCCATTCCGCCGAGTTCAAGCGAGACGCCGTTCAGCTCGCCCGAACGGGCGGCAACCTCTCCCACACTGCTCGCGAACTGGGCGAGGGTGCCTCATTGCTCCGCAAATGGCTGACG